A genomic region of Methanosarcina thermophila TM-1 contains the following coding sequences:
- a CDS encoding transcriptional regulator FilR1 domain-containing protein: protein MLTEPVLKRFKTDHLENLKTLINFGHVSLSLFTKDPKLAGFTVTDRFLLLTVLPKIKFFEHESLLSFRPEALRWGTDLFSHLQKEAVQIKEI, encoded by the coding sequence ATGCTCACCGAACCCGTATTAAAAAGGTTTAAAACCGACCATCTGGAAAATTTGAAAACTCTGATTAATTTTGGACATGTCAGCCTTTCCCTTTTCACGAAAGATCCAAAACTTGCAGGTTTCACTGTTACAGACAGATTCTTACTGCTCACCGTTCTTCCAAAGATAAAGTTCTTTGAACACGAAAGCCTGTTAAGTTTCAGACCCGAAGCTCTCAGATGGGGTACAGACCTTTTTTCGCATCTGCAAAAGGAAGCCGTTCAGATAAAGGAGATATGA